In one Cygnus atratus isolate AKBS03 ecotype Queensland, Australia chromosome 14, CAtr_DNAZoo_HiC_assembly, whole genome shotgun sequence genomic region, the following are encoded:
- the NME5 gene encoding nucleoside diphosphate kinase homolog 5 isoform X1, giving the protein MGISPLRTHGSRGGPEREVKPGLCLGATTTKSTASPETPTRIHHLFPIPVFITRSTQKGASAGSEASFGRRHTPRPGGGAARPPFRSPPRARRQRNPPAAGARRPSCGRAGRSRRLATAAQREVQKKHLSSDVEAKMQMLMPEPQIFVERTLALIKPDVVDKEEEIEDVILRSGFLIIQKRKLQLSPEQCSNFYAEQYGKMFFPNLTAYMSSGPLVAMVLARHCAVSYWKELLGPSNSIKARRTHPHSLRAIYGTDDLRNALHGSLNIFSAEREIRFMFPEVILEPVPAGQRARDYLNLCVNPTLLAGLTALCKEKPADPMTWLADWLIEHNPNKPKLQHQITEEEHRE; this is encoded by the exons ATGGGTATCAGCCCGCTGCGAACTCACGGCTCCCGGGGCGGTCCCGAGCGTGAGGTAAAACCCGGGCTTTGTCTGGGcgcaacaacaacaaaaagcacagcGAGCCCCGAAACCCCCACCCGCATCCACCACCTCTTCCCTATTCCCGTATTTATTACACGAAGCACTCAGAAAGGGGCGAGCGCGGGCTCCGAAGCCAGCTTTGGGCGGCGGCACACCCCACgcccgggcggcggcgctgcccggccgcCATTTCGGAGCCCCCCCCGCGCACGCAGGCAGCGGAACCCGCCCGCCGCTGGGGCGCGGAGGCCATCTTGTGGCCGGGCCGGGCGGAGCCGTCGCCTAGCAACGGCGGCGCAGCGGGAAG TACAAAAGAAGCATTTGAGTTCTGACGTAGAAGCGAAGATGCAGATGTTAATGCCTGAACCTCAGATTTTTGTGGAAAGAACTCTGGCCCTCATCAAACCAGATGTCGTtgataaagaggaagaaatagagGATGTCATTCTCAGATCAGGATTTTTGATCATTCAG aaacgGAAGCTCCAGTTAAGCCCAGAGCAATGTAGCAACTTTTATGCAGAACaatatggaaaaatgttttttcctaatttaaCAGCCTATATGAGCTCTGGACCTTTAGTTGCTATGGTTCTTGCCAGACATTGTGCAGTCTCGTACTGGAAGGAATTGCTTGGACCATCAAACAGCATAAAAGCTAGGAGGACTCACCCTCACAG TTTAAGAGCAATCTATGGGACCGATGATCTGAGGAATGCGCTTCATGGCAGTCTCAACATTTtctcagcagaaagagaaattcGATTCATGTTTCCAGAAG TGATCTTggagccagttccagctgggCAGAGAGCTAGGGATTACTTGAACCTTTGTGTAAATCCTACCTTACTAGCAGGGCTCACTGCACTTTGTAAAGAGAAGCCAGCAGATCCTATG ACTTGGCTTGCTGACTGGTTGATTGAACACAACCCTAATAAACCCAAGCTACAACATCAAATCACTGAAGAAGAGCATCGGGAGTGA
- the NME5 gene encoding nucleoside diphosphate kinase homolog 5 isoform X2: MQMLMPEPQIFVERTLALIKPDVVDKEEEIEDVILRSGFLIIQKRKLQLSPEQCSNFYAEQYGKMFFPNLTAYMSSGPLVAMVLARHCAVSYWKELLGPSNSIKARRTHPHSLRAIYGTDDLRNALHGSLNIFSAEREIRFMFPEVILEPVPAGQRARDYLNLCVNPTLLAGLTALCKEKPADPMTWLADWLIEHNPNKPKLQHQITEEEHRE; encoded by the exons ATGCAGATGTTAATGCCTGAACCTCAGATTTTTGTGGAAAGAACTCTGGCCCTCATCAAACCAGATGTCGTtgataaagaggaagaaatagagGATGTCATTCTCAGATCAGGATTTTTGATCATTCAG aaacgGAAGCTCCAGTTAAGCCCAGAGCAATGTAGCAACTTTTATGCAGAACaatatggaaaaatgttttttcctaatttaaCAGCCTATATGAGCTCTGGACCTTTAGTTGCTATGGTTCTTGCCAGACATTGTGCAGTCTCGTACTGGAAGGAATTGCTTGGACCATCAAACAGCATAAAAGCTAGGAGGACTCACCCTCACAG TTTAAGAGCAATCTATGGGACCGATGATCTGAGGAATGCGCTTCATGGCAGTCTCAACATTTtctcagcagaaagagaaattcGATTCATGTTTCCAGAAG TGATCTTggagccagttccagctgggCAGAGAGCTAGGGATTACTTGAACCTTTGTGTAAATCCTACCTTACTAGCAGGGCTCACTGCACTTTGTAAAGAGAAGCCAGCAGATCCTATG ACTTGGCTTGCTGACTGGTTGATTGAACACAACCCTAATAAACCCAAGCTACAACATCAAATCACTGAAGAAGAGCATCGGGAGTGA
- the HNRNPAB gene encoding heterogeneous nuclear ribonucleoprotein A/B isoform X1 codes for MSETEQQLAAAAGATQNGHEAAESAGGEQQQQQQPDTGGAPAAAAAAGSAAAAATAAAATTTAAAAGAAAGTAGAAASQNGAEGDQINASKNEEDAGKMFVGGLSWDTSKKDLKDYFTKFGEVTDCTIKMDPNTGRSRGFGFILFKEPGSVEKVLEQKEHRLDGRLIDPKKAMAMKKDPVKKIFVGGLNPEATEEKIREYFGEFGEIEAIELPMDPKTNKRRGFVFITFKEEDPVKKVLEKKFHNVSGSKCEIKVAQPKEVYQQQQFSSGGGRGSYGGRGRGGRGGAQSQNWNQGYGNYWNQGYGNQGYGYQQGYGGYGGYDYSGYGYYGYGPGYDYSQGSANYGKTPRRGGHQNNYKPY; via the exons ATGTCCGAAACGGAGCAGCAGTTGGCGGCCGCCGCCGGCGCCACCCAGAACGGGCACGAAGCGGCCGAGAGCGCcgggggggagcagcagcagcagcagcagcccgaCACCGGCGGGGCcccggcagcggcagcagcagcgggctcggcggcggcggcagcaaCGGCAGCGGCGGCGACCACAACGGCGGCGGCAGCCGGAGCGGCGGCGGGAacggcgggggcggccgccaGCCAGAACGGGGCCGAAGGCGACCAGATCAACGCCAGCAAGAACGAGGAGGACGCGGG gaaaatgttcGTTGGCGGCCTCAGTTGGGATACAAGCAAAAAAGACTTGAAAGATTACTTCACCAAGTTTGGTGAGGTAACCGACTGCACGATAAAGATGGACCCCAACACAGGAAGATCCAGAGGCTTTGGATTTATTCTCTTCAAAGAACCTGGCAGTGTTGAAAAG GTTCTGGAACAGAAAGAACACAGGCTAGATGGACGACTAATTGACCCCAAGAAGGCCATGGCAATGAAAAAGGATCCAGTGAAGAAAATCTTTGTTGGGGGACTTAACCCTGAagccacagaagagaaaatcagGGAATACTTTGGAGAGTTTGGAGAG ATTGAAGCAATTGAACTTCCAATGGATCCAAAGACCAACAAAAGGAGGGGGTTTGTGTTCATCACTTTCAAGGAAGAAGATCCAGTGAAGAAGGTTTTGGAGAAGAAATTCCATAACGTCAGTGGAAGCAAG TGCGAGATAAAGGTAGCACAGCCAAAAGAAGTataccagcagcagcagttcagtAGTGGTGGAGGAAGAGGTAGCTAtggaggaagaggcagaggtGGAAGAGGCGGTG CTCAAAGTCAAAATTGGAATCAAGGTTATGGCAATTACTGGAACCAGGGTTATGGGAATCAAGGATACGGCTATCAGCAAGGTTATGGTGGCTATGGAGGCTATGATTATTCAGGATATGGGTATTATGGATATGGACCAGGCTATGATTACA GTCAAGGCAGTGCAAATTATGGGAAGACACCAAGGCGTGGTGGCCATCAGAATAACTACAAGCCATATTGA
- the HNRNPAB gene encoding heterogeneous nuclear ribonucleoprotein A/B isoform X2 has translation MSETEQQLAAAAGATQNGHEAAESAGGEQQQQQQPDTGGAPAAAAAAGSAAAAATAAAATTTAAAAGAAAGTAGAAASQNGAEGDQINASKNEEDAGKMFVGGLSWDTSKKDLKDYFTKFGEVTDCTIKMDPNTGRSRGFGFILFKEPGSVEKVLEQKEHRLDGRLIDPKKAMAMKKDPVKKIFVGGLNPEATEEKIREYFGEFGEIEAIELPMDPKTNKRRGFVFITFKEEDPVKKVLEKKFHNVSGSKCEIKVAQPKEVYQQQQFSSGGGRGSYGGRGRGGRGGGQGSANYGKTPRRGGHQNNYKPY, from the exons ATGTCCGAAACGGAGCAGCAGTTGGCGGCCGCCGCCGGCGCCACCCAGAACGGGCACGAAGCGGCCGAGAGCGCcgggggggagcagcagcagcagcagcagcccgaCACCGGCGGGGCcccggcagcggcagcagcagcgggctcggcggcggcggcagcaaCGGCAGCGGCGGCGACCACAACGGCGGCGGCAGCCGGAGCGGCGGCGGGAacggcgggggcggccgccaGCCAGAACGGGGCCGAAGGCGACCAGATCAACGCCAGCAAGAACGAGGAGGACGCGGG gaaaatgttcGTTGGCGGCCTCAGTTGGGATACAAGCAAAAAAGACTTGAAAGATTACTTCACCAAGTTTGGTGAGGTAACCGACTGCACGATAAAGATGGACCCCAACACAGGAAGATCCAGAGGCTTTGGATTTATTCTCTTCAAAGAACCTGGCAGTGTTGAAAAG GTTCTGGAACAGAAAGAACACAGGCTAGATGGACGACTAATTGACCCCAAGAAGGCCATGGCAATGAAAAAGGATCCAGTGAAGAAAATCTTTGTTGGGGGACTTAACCCTGAagccacagaagagaaaatcagGGAATACTTTGGAGAGTTTGGAGAG ATTGAAGCAATTGAACTTCCAATGGATCCAAAGACCAACAAAAGGAGGGGGTTTGTGTTCATCACTTTCAAGGAAGAAGATCCAGTGAAGAAGGTTTTGGAGAAGAAATTCCATAACGTCAGTGGAAGCAAG TGCGAGATAAAGGTAGCACAGCCAAAAGAAGTataccagcagcagcagttcagtAGTGGTGGAGGAAGAGGTAGCTAtggaggaagaggcagaggtGGAAGAGGCGGTG GTCAAGGCAGTGCAAATTATGGGAAGACACCAAGGCGTGGTGGCCATCAGAATAACTACAAGCCATATTGA